One window from the genome of Fulvivirga lutea encodes:
- a CDS encoding acyl-CoA carboxylase subunit beta, protein MSDKRVYTLPTKDEKYKLLESKNNEALKGGGEARIEAQHGKGKLTARERIDLLLDEGSFEEIGKFVMHRCKDFGLDKQYYLGDGVVTGYGTVNGRLIYVFSQDFTVFGGSLSETHAEKIVKIMELAMKNGAPLIGLNDSGGARIQEGVVSLGGYADIFYRNTRASGVIPQISAIMGPCAGGAVYSPAITDFILMVENTSYMFVTGPNVVKTVTQEDVSAEELGGASTHSTKSGVTHFSCANEVECINNIKALLSYMPQNCEDDAPMVAYESKADEKVPSLNNIIPDNPNQPYDMREVIEGIVDEDSFMEVHKNFADNIVVGFARIAGRSIGVVGNQPASLAGVLDIDASTKGARFVRFCDCFNIPLLVLEDVPGFLPGTDQEWNAIITNGAKLLYAFSEATVPRITVITRKAYGGAYDVMNSKHIGADMNYAWPMAEIAVMGAKGASEIIFRKEISEAKDPEAKLQEKVDEYTEKFANPYRAAHRGYIDEVIMPEDTRSKLIKAFKMLENKVDTLPKKKHGNIPL, encoded by the coding sequence ATGTCTGATAAAAGAGTCTATACATTACCTACAAAAGACGAAAAATATAAACTATTAGAAAGTAAAAATAACGAAGCGTTAAAAGGTGGCGGTGAAGCAAGAATAGAAGCTCAACACGGCAAGGGGAAGTTGACAGCAAGAGAACGTATTGATCTGTTGTTAGATGAGGGCTCGTTTGAAGAGATTGGAAAGTTTGTCATGCACCGTTGTAAAGATTTTGGCTTGGATAAGCAGTACTATTTAGGTGATGGTGTTGTGACTGGCTATGGAACGGTCAACGGTAGGTTGATCTATGTGTTCTCACAGGACTTTACTGTTTTCGGTGGTTCATTATCAGAAACACATGCTGAGAAGATCGTTAAAATTATGGAGTTGGCCATGAAAAATGGTGCTCCATTAATCGGTTTAAACGATTCAGGTGGCGCAAGAATTCAGGAAGGGGTAGTTTCCTTAGGCGGTTATGCGGATATCTTTTATCGAAACACACGGGCTTCAGGCGTTATACCTCAGATTTCAGCTATTATGGGACCTTGCGCTGGAGGAGCAGTTTACTCACCCGCGATTACTGATTTCATCCTAATGGTAGAGAATACTTCTTACATGTTTGTGACAGGGCCGAATGTGGTGAAAACTGTTACTCAGGAGGATGTTTCGGCAGAGGAGTTGGGTGGAGCAAGCACTCACAGTACGAAAAGCGGTGTAACACACTTTTCATGCGCTAATGAAGTAGAATGTATTAATAATATAAAGGCACTGTTGAGCTACATGCCACAAAACTGTGAGGATGATGCGCCAATGGTTGCGTATGAAAGTAAGGCTGATGAAAAAGTACCTTCCTTAAATAACATCATTCCAGATAATCCTAACCAGCCTTACGATATGCGTGAGGTTATTGAAGGCATTGTAGATGAAGATTCTTTCATGGAGGTTCATAAAAACTTTGCTGATAATATCGTTGTCGGTTTCGCGAGAATAGCAGGAAGGAGTATTGGTGTAGTGGGCAATCAGCCTGCGTCATTGGCAGGTGTATTAGATATTGACGCCAGCACAAAAGGAGCTCGATTTGTACGTTTTTGTGATTGTTTTAATATTCCATTATTAGTGTTGGAAGATGTACCCGGATTCTTACCAGGAACAGATCAGGAGTGGAATGCAATAATTACTAATGGAGCTAAATTACTTTATGCTTTTAGTGAAGCAACTGTGCCAAGAATTACAGTAATTACAAGAAAGGCGTATGGTGGAGCGTATGATGTAATGAACTCTAAACATATTGGTGCTGACATGAACTATGCTTGGCCGATGGCAGAAATAGCCGTTATGGGAGCAAAAGGTGCATCAGAGATTATTTTTAGAAAAGAAATTTCTGAAGCCAAAGACCCTGAGGCCAAATTGCAGGAAAAGGTCGATGAATACACAGAGAAATTTGCCAACCCTTACAGAGCTGCCCACAGAGGTTATATTGATGAGGTGATTATGCCCGAAGATACACGCTCGAAGCTCATCAAAGCATTCAAAATGCTTGAGAATAAAGTTGATACTTTACCCAAAAAGAAACACGGAAATATTCCTTTGTAA
- a CDS encoding Ppx/GppA phosphatase family protein, whose product MKKIALIDCGTNTFHLMIAELGSKNFRIIERIKKAVKIGAGGINNQTILLDAQDRAIEALSSFSERIINEKIEEVHAFATSAFRNATNGEDIKKSIFKITGIDVSIITGDREAELIFKGVSLALNLDEKPALVMDIGGGSVEFIIGNNKEISWKRSFEIGGQRLVELFHKSDPIDSNEMKALDQYFDENLGELVTALSKYKPLILAGSSGTFDTLSEIYCKENGLDFDENKPELPLTLSSYLQIHQKLINKTREERMQIPGMIEIRVDMIVVASCLINYLVSKYKFESVRVSTYSLKEGALAELMNQNSDGRNNPS is encoded by the coding sequence ATGAAAAAAATTGCACTAATCGATTGTGGTACAAACACCTTTCATTTGATGATAGCCGAATTAGGAAGCAAAAATTTCAGAATCATTGAAAGAATAAAGAAGGCTGTAAAAATTGGTGCTGGTGGCATTAATAATCAAACGATACTGCTAGATGCGCAAGATAGGGCTATTGAGGCCCTCAGCTCATTTAGTGAGCGAATTATAAATGAAAAAATAGAAGAGGTTCATGCTTTTGCTACTAGTGCATTCCGGAATGCTACTAACGGTGAGGATATAAAAAAGAGCATTTTTAAAATTACAGGTATTGATGTATCCATTATTACTGGTGATAGGGAAGCAGAGTTAATATTTAAAGGCGTAAGCCTGGCGCTTAATTTAGATGAAAAACCAGCGTTGGTGATGGACATTGGAGGCGGTAGTGTAGAATTTATCATCGGTAATAATAAAGAGATTAGCTGGAAAAGAAGTTTTGAAATAGGTGGACAGAGATTAGTTGAGCTGTTTCATAAGTCTGATCCTATAGACTCCAATGAAATGAAAGCTTTGGATCAGTATTTTGACGAAAATCTTGGCGAATTAGTGACAGCTCTTTCTAAGTACAAACCTTTGATACTTGCAGGCTCGTCAGGTACTTTCGATACTTTAAGTGAAATCTACTGCAAAGAAAATGGACTTGATTTCGATGAAAATAAACCGGAATTACCACTCACATTATCTTCATATCTACAAATACATCAAAAATTGATCAACAAAACACGGGAAGAACGAATGCAAATTCCCGGTATGATTGAGATACGAGTTGATATGATTGTTGTAGCTTCGTGCCTGATAAATTACCTAGTATCAAAATATAAGTTTGAAAGTGTTAGAGTATCTACATACTCCTTAAAAGAGGGTGCTCTGGCTGAGCTAATGAATCAAAATTCAGATGGAAGAAATAATCCCAGTTGA
- a CDS encoding M42 family metallopeptidase, with translation MKKESRKFLDKYLNNASPTGFEKSGQEIWLEYIKPYIDDYFTDTYGTAVGVINPKANYKVVIEAHADEISWFVNYITEEGYIYVRRNGGSDHQIAPSKRVNIHTKKGIIKGVFGWPAIHVRRDKSSEEQPSLKNIFVDVGCTSKEEVEKLGVHVGCVMTFDDELIDLNKNYLSGRALDNRIGGFMIAEVAKMLHENKKKLDFGLYIVNAVQEEVGLRGAQMIAERINPNIAIVTDVCHDTCSPMYNKIESGHQKAGDGPVLTYGPAVHNNVLDMIIEVAEKNKIPFQRAAASRATGTDTDAFAYSNQGVASALISLPLKYMHTTVETVHKEDVQNVIKLIYSFLLKVKNGHDFRYLK, from the coding sequence ATGAAAAAAGAGAGCAGAAAGTTTTTAGATAAGTATTTAAATAATGCATCGCCAACAGGTTTTGAAAAATCAGGGCAAGAGATATGGCTTGAATACATTAAGCCATACATAGATGATTATTTTACTGACACTTATGGAACAGCGGTAGGTGTAATAAACCCAAAGGCAAATTACAAAGTTGTGATTGAGGCTCATGCCGATGAGATTTCATGGTTTGTGAACTACATTACAGAAGAAGGGTATATCTACGTTAGGCGTAATGGTGGCTCTGACCATCAGATTGCACCATCGAAAAGAGTAAACATCCATACAAAAAAGGGCATTATAAAAGGTGTTTTTGGTTGGCCGGCAATTCATGTTAGAAGAGATAAATCATCTGAAGAACAACCTTCACTCAAGAATATTTTTGTCGATGTAGGGTGCACTAGTAAGGAAGAGGTAGAAAAGTTAGGAGTGCACGTTGGCTGTGTAATGACTTTTGATGATGAGTTGATTGACCTTAACAAAAATTACTTATCAGGTAGGGCACTAGATAATAGAATAGGCGGCTTCATGATTGCGGAAGTAGCTAAAATGCTACATGAAAATAAAAAGAAACTAGATTTTGGTCTGTATATAGTCAATGCTGTACAAGAGGAAGTAGGTTTGAGAGGGGCGCAGATGATCGCAGAAAGGATTAATCCTAATATAGCCATTGTAACGGATGTTTGCCACGATACTTGCTCACCCATGTATAACAAAATAGAAAGTGGTCATCAAAAGGCCGGGGATGGCCCTGTTCTGACATATGGCCCTGCGGTGCACAACAATGTGCTTGACATGATTATTGAAGTGGCAGAAAAGAATAAAATACCATTTCAGCGAGCAGCTGCATCAAGAGCTACCGGTACTGATACAGACGCTTTTGCTTACTCAAATCAGGGAGTCGCATCGGCTTTAATTTCGCTACCATTGAAATATATGCATACCACAGTAGAAACTGTACATAAAGAAGATGTTCAGAATGTTATAAAACTTATTTATTCATTCTTATTAAAGGTTAAAAACGGGCATGATTTTCGCTATTTGAAGTAA
- a CDS encoding YfiR family protein: MKLIKIIFLMAVCTMAFNTQVQSQNRPEHELHAMMIYNFLKYIQWPGDQNAGEFVIGVLKDDNVYNTLNTWYGNKERGGKKFIIKKFESASEVSGCQLLYVGDSGSNQFEDVLGKIGSSSTLTVTNRRGLGEKGSCINFKVLDGRLKFELNQAAMNKANLKTSSQLTAMAILI; the protein is encoded by the coding sequence ATGAAATTGATCAAAATTATATTTTTAATGGCTGTTTGTACCATGGCGTTTAATACTCAGGTGCAATCCCAAAATCGTCCTGAGCATGAATTGCATGCGATGATGATTTACAACTTTTTGAAGTATATCCAGTGGCCTGGTGATCAGAATGCAGGTGAATTTGTGATAGGCGTACTCAAGGATGACAACGTTTATAACACACTTAATACCTGGTACGGAAATAAGGAGAGAGGTGGTAAGAAGTTCATTATTAAGAAATTTGAATCAGCTTCAGAGGTATCTGGCTGTCAGCTGTTGTATGTTGGAGATAGCGGTAGCAATCAGTTTGAGGATGTTTTAGGCAAAATTGGCTCTAGCTCAACTTTAACAGTTACAAACAGAAGAGGTCTAGGAGAAAAAGGAAGTTGTATCAACTTTAAAGTGTTAGATGGTAGGTTAAAGTTTGAATTGAATCAGGCGGCAATGAATAAAGCCAACTTAAAAACCTCAAGTCAATTAACGGCCATGGCAATATTAATATAA